The segment ATCCTCAGCCTTTAGTGggaatgctttctctctctgacAAGATAAAGTTAGGAACTTTTACTGATCAACAACATGGTTTACGCTAGACATTTTTAGTACTTAGTAGTATCAATTTGTTGCATGAGTCCTGCAATTATTAGTATCATTTCCATTTGTTTCAAATGGAGAGGGATAATAATGGTAAAAATTTAGTCTTTTACAAATATAAAGGTGTACATTACATGTTGCCACATtgccacatcatttaaaaataaataccaTCCTTAATGGGTGGAATGCAATTGTTAAATGACATGAAACATATACACCATCATGCATTGTCATCATCAGCAGTATTGACACCACATAACCTCCATCACTACCATATCATAACTTGGTTCTCCACTACCTGCTCTAACTCagactctgataccacttaacTTCCATCACCACCTTATCATACCATGGTTCTCCACTACCAGCTCTAACTCagactctgataccacttaacTTCCATCACCAACTTATCATACCATGGTTCTCCACTACCAACTCTAACTCagactctgataccacttaacTTCCATCACTATCTTATCATACCATGGTTCTCCACTACCACCAATTCTAATTCAGATTCTGATCACAACTGCCTCTGAATTACTATATTACACACAAAACCATAACCATTGCCTCGCTTATGCTATGCCACTGATGCCCCCATTTCTACATTAGAACCACCATGACGCACAGCATGACCACTACTGGTGGGACCAATCTTTGACACCATACACCCCACACCTTCATAACCAACTCCACTTTAAATCCACTTATATATCACACTTTACCCCAACAACCAACAGCATCACCCTTATCATGCtgcaaaatcaaaacaaccttCATTGTTTTTCTGTTTACCTCTACGTAAGCAtcattaccaaaaaaatcttagagagaagaagaagcaaagtcTCAATCTTGTAACTTGGGTCATCCAAGAAATTAAGGTTTGGATATCATCAGTAAAGAGCAGGTGTGTATACAAATCATTGCACACAAGGATTTAAGGTCCTGGAGAGGACATTAATTCATAGAAGTTTGAGGAACATAAGCTCCAATTTAACCGAACCATGAAGTTAAACAAATTCATGAAGTTACTTCATACAAACTAATTAAAGTTACAATCATTAGTAAGCAGGTAGATTCatcaaaacaaatcaaagtATATCCAAATTACCAGCCAAGGCATCAACGGTGGGTAAATATCCCTTACAGATGACCAGCAAGAAAATGGTGTAATTTCTTCCTTTTGGGAGAACAAACAGGGGTATTTGAGTGGAAACTACCATCAGCAATTGATGCAGCCATAGAAGATTAATTTGTTACTACTTTGCAAATTCTTCTATTTACGACTTATTTTATGGGGCCCACATGTGAAGTCCAGCTGAAGTAAAAGTCTTGCAGTTTTAAAGGACTAGTTATATGTGTCATAAgctaacattttttaatttgggtttttatttaacAAGTTATGGTCAATTATGTATTATGGGCAAGATCATAATTTCAACAATCCCTGTGAATTAAGggtatttaataatttgtttgaGTCTAGAATTTGTTGAGATCCTAAGTATctcaagttttattttcttcgAGTCCAAGTTAGTAATTTATTAGCTATTGCCTTATTAGGATTTTAATTTACTTGTCAAACTAGGATTCCTAACGCTACTAATACAAGAAAGAGtccttatatatttttggtgATGTGGAACCTTGCCAAGGAAGAGCCCTTTGAACCCACCCCTAGTGAGTAAACCTCAAAAATAGAACCCCACCCACCATAATAGATGGAGTCCTTATATATATGTTCAATGTACTAGAAGAATAGATGGAGttaattattcaaaatattGTGTGTTTTGAGCATTGAGGCATGTTGGCCTTCGTGTGttcttttctcactttctcctctcatttcttcttctctttcttttactacCATTTGTGGATACTGTTCATACAACCCTTGAATGCCATCCATTACTCTCCTTATCTTCATCCTCACAATCCCAAGTCAAGCCCTTTCTCTTGCCTATCAAAATCATAAAAACCACATATTTTCTCTACTaaataaccattaaaaaaattaaataaaacccTAGCCAATTtgagccttaaccttttctcTAGAACTCTAAACCCTTGATCTACAAATCCTCCTCAAGCCACCACAGATACATGTGGACAAATTCCCCATTTTGTCCTCAATCGAAAATTTTTGGGCTAGCTTTTcatcaattttaacttttgaatACATAATCAGCTTTAGAAGATATTTCACCATCACATAAGAATGAGGGGTGATGCACAACCATTAAGAAGTTTCAGCACTATACTATGTTTCTTGATGAATTCTTGAATAAGGATTATTGTTTAAGAGTTTAGGTTAGAAAAAGTATGAATGTTGACGGCTGTTTGGGGGCTGAAACAGGGGATAAACAGAAAATAACTTAAATAAAACACTAGGCAATCACACCTAGGTCTTCCTAAGCATCACACCTCAGAGAAGTTTGCATCACACAAACAAAGCTTAAAATAAGCTgctgaattttattaatcaaaatattCTGAAATAACATAACTACAAAAGAGTCTTTATATAGAGACTATAGTTATCCTTTTCCTAGTAGGACTTGGACTCTACATAACCTATTCCTAGAATGAATAGGAAtactattaataattaaataaaagacttAATAATatgtaaacataaaataagattCATGGGCCTTTGGTACGGCCAAGGACAGCCCATTCCAGATTTCTggaaattaccaaattgcccttATTCTAATAGAACTTAATTAAAACTGATCCAGCAGCTTCTCAACCTAAAAGACTCAATACTAATAACTAAAATGACCTATCAAAGGTGCAAAGAAGGTCCGACATCAAAACTAGACCACAATTCTTGAATCTTTGTATATTTAATCATCTTTTTCCTTGAGCTCTTCCTTGTCCTCATCAAGGGGAAAGCCAAAAGGTTCAAAAGATTTCCAACaatccatgaaaagtaaagatcCTAAAGTATGCGTCttaaaatatattcaatatagCTACAAAGTGACACAAGACAAAAGTGCATGAAGGTCAAAAGGAATGGCAATCTAATTACACCAACATAACAAAGAGTAACAGAACTATACTAAGCAAAATGAGCAAACAAGAACAGATGGTACTCAATTTTCCAGAATAATACTTATAACTTGGCACAAAAGGTGAAAAACAATAGTAATCACCTAGCTACCCACTagacaacaaaaagaaaaccaaatggAACAAGacccttagaaaaaaaaatgcagaaatgGAAGCGGCATCAGGTGTCCAAGATTACCATTTAACAATATAACACCAACTTGCCTTCTGCTCTTCTCAAATGTCAATGGCCATGAAATTGACTGAATGATGAGAGGCCATTCAGAGCAATTTTTGCTAGCATTGAACAGTAACTAAAGTATGAAAACATAAGACGGAAGCATTAGTCAAATCAGCATAGCACCCACTTCAGTCAGATTTCCATGATTAGGTAACAACTGCTTCGCGTCAATACTTCTAAATGTTTCAGATACTTAACAATGATATGGAATTTCTTTAGATACTTCCATCACATCAGATGTTTCATAAATGTTTCAGAACTTTGAAAATACTTTAAGGAAAGTAATGGGATAAGCATCGGGTACACCATGATTGGTAGGATGTGACCCTTTTAGGCGATGAAAAGGATATAATtgtaaggagaaaaaaaatgtatgaaggGTTTACAACATATGATTAGGCATGCAAAACTAGGGATGTTGCATGCTTAGAATATCACTTGCACAACAATagtaaatcaaattaaaaatttaacaaaagatttacacacacatatatataagctatgtttttctttttattgctaAGCTACACTTGTGACAAGTCAATCTTGAACTCAGATTTTTATGGGGAGAGGAAGTGCTacttgagctagagctcattggcataaACTACATACTGTTTGTCACTAAATACTTGcttaacattttcataatagaAGATGAATATAGTTCTCATTAAGGCATTTTCACTGTTTCACAAGATGTATTAGTTGAGCTGCAGAAATGTTGTTTAACTATTTGAGCAAGTCAATTAAAATCCATACTACAAACATAGGTATTTGAGCTAGAAACTTTCAGGTGGAAggatttgttttttcataacagagtacctctcttttttttttacaagtagTAGTAGAGACCTGAATTTTAACAACTGACtagtaataaatattttacCTAATAGACTCTGCATGCTTCAGACAAGTAGGTTGTTtctaattttccttttaattgtTAGATTTAATGTTTCTTGTATTTTATGCAGAGAGATAGCTAAGTGGACATAGGTAGAGAAATATAAAGTTATCACTTCTTAAGAGTTACTTCATTATTGGGATTCAAGCGCAAATCTTCCATCAATATCAGCTCTATTATTCAACTCCTCCCTAGAAAATGTTCATTATTTCATGCAATAATGATCAAACCTTAAACCGTAGCTATGATAAAAGGATGAATGTTTATCTACAGCTCTTATTGACTCCTGATAATACCAGAAAAAATGTAAGTGATAAGGAAGAGTAATAACTGAAAATACATCTACAGTATGTATAGAACTTGAAGGAACTGCTGATTTTCAAAGACAATGAAGCATAAGAAGTGAATGACTATTTCAACTCAATATTGATCCAATCaatcacatgaaaaaaaaaaatctcacaaatTAAGAAAGCATGGACCTACTCGctcttttttatatatcaatCACTAAGCATGGAAAAGATAATCAAAACAAtattaggggaaaaaaagttgTGCAAACTTTACTCTTTTTGCTTCTATGGCTGAAATTGCCAACAGGTACATGGTGTCTAACTGAGCTGGATGAATAAGTTATGTTGCTATGAGGTTACATGAATAATCTCCAGATACATAGTTTGCCACTTTAGCATCTCCTGTATTTCTTGATCTTTGAGAGAAGATGGACATATTGTCCCTTGTCCACCATATGTCTTATTACTTCATGAGCTTCAGAAAGCTTTCCAGCATTTCGCAAATTACTCACTAGGGTACTGTACACAAGGAAATTTGGATTACAACCTCTAGATTCCATTTCCTTAAGCATTGAGCGCGCCTCTTCAAATTTCCCAGCCATACAAAAACCACGAATCATGGAATTGTATGTGAATACATTTGGAAGCTGTCCCTTGATTATCATCTCATCAAACATTTCCTGAGCTTTCTCTAGCTCCCCGGCCACAATATATCCTGTGATCATTACAGTGTAAGAAACCACATCTGGCATACACCCATTCTTTgtcatttcattaaaaaaatatctgcAGGCATCCAAATTTCCAGCCCTGCTAAGTCCATCTATCAACGTGGTGAAGTGAAGAACACTAGGATCAAAACCTACTTCCTTCATGTGATTCAAAAGATTAAGAGCTGCAAGTGGCTTGTCACCTTTACCCAGGACATGAAGAAGAATATTATATGTATGAAAGTCTGGAGAAAAACCACTCCTACCCATTTCATCAAGCAGTCTATGAAACTGATCCAACTTCCCCAACCTATACTTTGCACACATGACAACATTATACGTTAGAATATCCGGAGAATGACCCTCAACTATCATCTGCTGATATACCCACTCAATCAACTTGTACTGGTTAACTGAAAGAAGGGAATGTAGAATCGCATTGTATGAATGTTTGAATGGCCTAAAGTTAAACGTCTTTGATTTAATGAACCTCTCCACAACCTTCCTAGCCAATCCCGCCCCACCACAAGTACATATAAGTATATTAAACGTACGAGCTGTAGTTGGGAACccattctcaatcatctcatcAACTAGCCTCCACATTGCCTTAAACTCCTCACAATCCGCAAATATCTTCATTATTAAATGGTAAGAGTTTGCCGTGTGCCTATAATTCTCCTGCTGGCCAGACCACACGAAAAACTTATACCCCAATTTCGCACACCGCATTTTATTCGCATAATTTACATTCCTCAATATTCCCAACAGAACTTCCCTCACAAGCAGCCCCGAAACCCTTATACACAACTCGTGTAGAGCCAATTTGGTATCGAACCCTGGCCCATCTTGCTCAAGAATATCAAGGACCCTACTAGCATCACTCTTTACATTATCAAAAAAACTCCGCCTAACCGAAAAATGTCCCCGGATGGAACTCCCATCCTCACTGGTATTGGGTTTTTCATCCAAAATGGGATCAGAATCCGAATATTTCCACATTGCTTTCAAGGATTCCTCAATGCATCCAAACCCATTATCAACCTTATCCCCATCAAAACCCCGGTCGCACAATTTCCTCGAAACGACCAAAAAACATGACAACTTGTGAACTAGTCTTGGACCAAACAGGAATATAGAGTTCATGAAAGTTGAAAGTAGCTAACAAATCCAAGAAACCCAGTAACAGGAAAAGAATTCTTAGCATATAGAGCTCCAAAAAATGAGCGATAGCCATTAAAATGAAAAGACCCAGATACGCAAATGGGGTTGAATCGAATAATAAGAAATGTTCATCGAGTGAAGCTCTTCCTTGTGAAGTATATGAGTTTGAttcgttgaaaaaaaaaagtacaggATTGAAGTTTGTGGCGGAGGACTTACTTGGAATTAAGCTACAGTCACTTCGAGCTGGTTCTAAGTCCCACCTGAGTTCTGAGGTTTTTGCTGggtataagagagagagagaggaaatgaaACACTACTTTGGGGGAGAAAGCAAAATTGCCCTTCGTGGCACGGGGAATGTGGAGGAGATTTTGGTATTTCAGCAAAATTACACCGTTTTAGGACCCTGATTTTACTTTTAACCGCAGTGTTAATTATGCACACACGCCTTACCTACGTGAATTTGAACTGAAATTGTGAGTTGAATGTGcaatttttaattatagtttTACCCTCAAAAACAGCTAATTACACTCATTTTAAGAAATGTTATGTTATTACTGCGCACCATTGACGCGATAATCATTCTACAATGATAAATGCTTGTTAGGTGTAAAAAGTAAAGATTAGAGTTCAAGTTTTCAAGATGTGcaatttttaattata is part of the Quercus robur chromosome 9, dhQueRobu3.1, whole genome shotgun sequence genome and harbors:
- the LOC126698910 gene encoding pentatricopeptide repeat-containing protein At3g60050-like, which translates into the protein MNSIFLFGPRLVHKLSCFLVVSRKLCDRGFDGDKVDNGFGCIEESLKAMWKYSDSDPILDEKPNTSEDGSSIRGHFSVRRSFFDNVKSDASRVLDILEQDGPGFDTKLALHELCIRVSGLLVREVLLGILRNVNYANKMRCAKLGYKFFVWSGQQENYRHTANSYHLIMKIFADCEEFKAMWRLVDEMIENGFPTTARTFNILICTCGGAGLARKVVERFIKSKTFNFRPFKHSYNAILHSLLSVNQYKLIEWVYQQMIVEGHSPDILTYNVVMCAKYRLGKLDQFHRLLDEMGRSGFSPDFHTYNILLHVLGKGDKPLAALNLLNHMKEVGFDPSVLHFTTLIDGLSRAGNLDACRYFFNEMTKNGCMPDVVSYTVMITGYIVAGELEKAQEMFDEMIIKGQLPNVFTYNSMIRGFCMAGKFEEARSMLKEMESRGCNPNFLVYSTLVSNLRNAGKLSEAHEVIRHMVDKGQYVHLLSKIKKYRRC